The Blastomonas fulva genome contains a region encoding:
- the hslV gene encoding ATP-dependent protease subunit HslV, giving the protein MPTWHGTTIVGIRRNGKAVIAGDGQVSMGQTIMKPNARKVRRLGDGSVIGGFAGATADAFTLFERLEGKLERHSGQLMRAAVELAKDWRTDKYLRNLEAMMIVADKDVTLILTGNGDVLEPVDGVAAIGSGGNYALAAARALLEYEADAETVARKAMKIAADVCVYTNDQLTIEVLDTES; this is encoded by the coding sequence ATGCCGACATGGCATGGCACAACCATCGTCGGCATTCGCAGGAACGGCAAGGCGGTGATCGCGGGCGACGGCCAGGTTTCCATGGGCCAGACCATCATGAAACCCAACGCCCGCAAGGTTCGCCGTCTCGGTGACGGTTCGGTGATCGGCGGGTTTGCCGGCGCAACCGCCGATGCCTTCACCCTGTTCGAGCGGCTCGAGGGCAAGCTCGAGCGGCACTCGGGCCAGCTGATGCGCGCGGCGGTTGAGCTCGCCAAGGACTGGCGCACCGACAAGTATCTGCGCAACCTGGAAGCGATGATGATCGTCGCCGACAAGGACGTGACCCTGATTCTCACCGGAAATGGCGACGTGCTCGAACCGGTCGATGGCGTCGCCGCAATTGGATCCGGCGGAAACTATGCGCTCGCCGCAGCGCGCGCGCTGCTCGAATATGAAGCCGATGCCGAAACCGTCGCGCGCAAGGCGATGAAGATCGCCGCCGATGTCTGCGTCTATACGAACGACCAGCTGACGATCGAAGTTCTCGACACCGAGAGCTGA
- a CDS encoding putative quinol monooxygenase → MLIIEGWLHFAPGEIDKFAEAARIMVEATHQEEGCLHYSFARDMANPDILRIAERWTDDAALDAHLTSPHMAAFGAGLAQVERIGADIRLYNGDEVRRIM, encoded by the coding sequence CTGGCTCCACTTTGCGCCGGGCGAAATCGACAAGTTCGCCGAAGCCGCGCGCATCATGGTCGAGGCGACGCACCAGGAAGAGGGCTGTCTGCATTACAGCTTCGCGCGCGACATGGCCAATCCCGACATTCTGCGCATTGCCGAACGCTGGACCGACGACGCAGCGCTCGATGCGCATCTGACGTCGCCGCACATGGCAGCCTTTGGCGCCGGCCTCGCCCAGGTCGAGCGCATCGGCGCCGATATCCGGTTGTACAACGGTGATGAAGTCCGGCGGATCATGTAG